One segment of Ureibacillus thermophilus DNA contains the following:
- a CDS encoding heavy metal translocating P-type ATPase encodes MSEMKQIYRVEGFTCANCAGKFEQNVKTLPGVQDAKVNFGASKITVVGHATVEELEKAGAFENLKVYPEKRAEKHPETGREKQVSFFEKHHPLLYSGLLIALGAISIFINGEENLITALLFISSVLIGGFSLLKTGLNNLFRLDFDMRTLMTIAIFGATIIGEWAEAAVVVVLFAISEALERHSMDKARKSIKSLMEIAPNEATVYRNGKETVVPVEEVVIGDIMIVKPGQKVAMDGIVIKGSSSVNEAAITGESIPAAKQPGDEVFAGTLNEEGHLEVKVTKYVEDTTISKIIELVEEAQAERAPAQTFVDQFAKYYTPAIMAVAFLVAIVPPLLWGGDWMDWVYQGLSVLVVGCPCALVISTPISIVSAIGSAAKKGVLIKGGIYLEELGSLKAIAFDKTGTLTKGAPVVTDFIMLSDKIHEKEALSIACALEERSNHPIARAFVKKAEELGVEPLNHDIENFKAITGKGVQGTIAGTTYSIGSPVWFAGRVTEEIEKKVASLQNDGKTVILFGTEKEIYAIFAALDEVRHSSKEVVRKLHEMGIQKTLMLTGDNAKTAAAIGRAVGISEVKAELLPEEKLEHVKGLGKAYGKVAMVGDGVNDAPALAASTVGIAMGSAGSDTALETADVALMADDLGKLPFAIKLSRKTLAVIKANIAFALGVKLLALLLVVPGWLTLWIAIFSDMGATLLVSLNSMRLLRVKE; translated from the coding sequence ATGAGTGAAATGAAACAGATTTATCGTGTAGAGGGTTTTACATGTGCGAATTGCGCAGGGAAATTCGAGCAGAACGTGAAGACATTGCCGGGTGTGCAGGATGCGAAAGTGAATTTTGGCGCATCGAAAATTACCGTTGTTGGGCATGCGACAGTGGAAGAACTGGAAAAAGCGGGTGCTTTTGAAAACTTAAAAGTCTATCCGGAAAAACGGGCGGAAAAGCATCCGGAAACGGGGCGTGAAAAACAAGTATCTTTTTTTGAAAAACATCATCCGTTATTATACTCCGGCCTGTTGATCGCGCTAGGAGCAATTTCCATATTCATCAATGGGGAAGAGAATCTAATCACCGCATTATTATTTATTTCTTCCGTCCTCATAGGCGGTTTTTCATTGTTGAAGACCGGGCTCAATAATTTATTCCGTCTCGATTTCGATATGCGGACACTGATGACGATTGCCATCTTCGGCGCAACGATCATCGGGGAATGGGCGGAAGCGGCGGTGGTGGTCGTTTTATTTGCCATCAGCGAAGCCCTTGAGCGCCATTCGATGGACAAAGCGAGAAAATCAATTAAATCATTAATGGAAATTGCACCGAATGAAGCGACTGTTTATCGAAATGGGAAAGAGACGGTTGTTCCCGTTGAAGAAGTGGTGATTGGCGACATCATGATTGTAAAGCCCGGGCAGAAAGTGGCAATGGATGGCATTGTCATAAAGGGGTCTTCTTCCGTCAACGAAGCCGCCATCACCGGAGAATCGATTCCGGCGGCAAAACAGCCAGGAGATGAAGTGTTTGCGGGAACGTTGAATGAAGAAGGACATTTGGAAGTCAAAGTGACAAAATATGTGGAAGATACGACGATTTCCAAAATTATTGAACTCGTAGAAGAAGCCCAGGCGGAACGGGCCCCTGCACAAACGTTTGTCGATCAATTTGCCAAATATTACACACCGGCGATTATGGCTGTTGCATTTCTTGTTGCGATTGTGCCGCCGTTACTTTGGGGTGGCGATTGGATGGATTGGGTATATCAAGGATTGTCCGTATTGGTTGTCGGATGCCCGTGTGCCCTTGTTATTTCAACACCGATTTCCATTGTTTCGGCCATTGGCTCCGCAGCGAAAAAAGGAGTGCTGATTAAGGGCGGCATTTATTTGGAAGAATTGGGGTCCTTGAAAGCAATCGCCTTTGATAAAACAGGGACGTTGACAAAGGGGGCGCCTGTGGTCACGGATTTTATCATGTTGAGTGATAAAATCCATGAGAAAGAAGCGCTGTCGATTGCCTGCGCTTTGGAAGAACGTTCGAATCATCCGATTGCCCGTGCGTTCGTCAAGAAAGCGGAAGAGCTTGGAGTGGAACCTCTTAATCATGATATAGAGAATTTCAAGGCCATCACCGGAAAAGGTGTTCAAGGGACGATAGCCGGAACAACGTATTCCATCGGCAGCCCTGTTTGGTTTGCCGGCCGGGTGACGGAAGAGATTGAAAAGAAAGTGGCATCCCTTCAAAACGATGGGAAAACGGTAATATTATTCGGCACGGAAAAGGAGATTTATGCAATTTTTGCCGCTCTTGATGAAGTGCGCCATTCCAGCAAAGAAGTTGTTCGTAAGCTCCATGAAATGGGTATCCAAAAGACGCTGATGCTCACGGGAGACAATGCAAAGACAGCCGCAGCCATCGGAAGGGCGGTCGGCATTTCAGAAGTGAAGGCGGAATTGTTGCCAGAGGAGAAATTGGAGCATGTAAAAGGATTGGGCAAAGCATACGGCAAGGTGGCGATGGTTGGAGACGGGGTCAATGATGCCCCTGCTTTGGCAGCATCCACAGTGGGAATCGCCATGGGCAGCGCAGGTTCGGATACAGCTTTGGAAACGGCCGATGTGGCGCTGATGGCCGATGATTTGGGGAAACTTCCTTTTGCCATCAAGCTTAGCCGGAAAACATTGGCCGTAATCAAGGCAAATATTGCATTTGCATTGGGCGTGAAGCTTCTCGCTTTGCTGCTGGTGGTGCCTGGCTGGCTGACTTTATGGATTGCGATTTTTTCGGATATGGGCGCAACGCTTTTAGTATCCTTGAATAGTATGAGATTATTGAGAGTAAAAGAATGA
- a CDS encoding TetR/AcrR family transcriptional regulator, producing the protein MPKLVDHEERRKIIAKATWNVIAREGLGGASVRSIAKEANLSLGAVRHYFQTQEELLEFAMQLVEEQVTERILKHLQSSLPPKEQVLNILMELITPEEKKVEMQVWLEYVSYKIRKKELQKESVHETISEILHRLKKAGLLKEEIVLEEEIVFLHALIDGLALHILMGLVPIERERIRYLLKKELDRIFVE; encoded by the coding sequence ATGCCAAAACTAGTTGACCATGAAGAGAGAAGAAAAATCATCGCAAAAGCAACGTGGAATGTTATTGCAAGGGAGGGGCTTGGCGGCGCTTCTGTTCGTTCCATTGCAAAGGAGGCGAATCTTTCACTGGGAGCTGTACGTCATTATTTTCAGACGCAGGAAGAACTATTGGAATTTGCAATGCAGCTCGTTGAAGAACAAGTAACGGAACGGATACTGAAGCATCTCCAAAGCTCTCTTCCGCCAAAAGAGCAAGTGCTTAATATATTGATGGAGTTGATTACACCGGAAGAAAAGAAAGTGGAAATGCAAGTATGGCTGGAATATGTTTCATATAAAATCCGCAAAAAAGAATTGCAAAAAGAATCGGTTCATGAAACCATTTCGGAAATTTTGCATCGTTTAAAAAAAGCAGGGCTGTTAAAGGAAGAAATTGTTTTAGAAGAAGAGATTGTGTTTTTGCATGCATTGATCGATGGACTTGCCCTACATATTTTAATGGGATTGGTCCCAATTGAAAGGGAACGCATACGTTATTTATTGAAAAAGGAATTGGACCGCATCTTTGTGGAGTAG
- a CDS encoding ArsR/SmtB family transcription factor produces MYVDEEKVARIQNQLAHQNPLEVAKLFKALADETRIKIAYALALEDELCVCDVANVINASTATASHHLRLLKNLGLAKMRKEGKFVYYSLTDECVKRLIEIAFHHQQEVAIDE; encoded by the coding sequence ATGTATGTCGATGAAGAAAAAGTGGCGAGAATTCAAAATCAATTAGCCCATCAAAACCCTCTGGAAGTGGCGAAACTTTTTAAAGCATTGGCGGATGAAACACGAATCAAAATCGCTTATGCCTTGGCATTGGAAGATGAGCTGTGCGTTTGCGACGTTGCCAATGTTATTAACGCATCCACTGCAACCGCGTCCCACCATTTGAGATTATTAAAAAATTTGGGGCTTGCAAAGATGAGGAAAGAAGGGAAATTTGTTTATTATTCCTTGACGGATGAATGTGTGAAGCGATTGATTGAAATCGCCTTCCATCATCAACAAGAGGTGGCAATAGATGAGTGA
- a CDS encoding rhodanese-like domain-containing protein has product MKEITTKEVQQRLEAGEALNIIDVREVHEYQGGHIPGAVNIPLGLLPIRMNELSKDKPYIVVCLAGGRSAQATELLDRNGFDATNMLGGMSAWEGEVE; this is encoded by the coding sequence ATGAAAGAAATTACAACGAAAGAAGTTCAGCAACGTTTGGAAGCGGGAGAGGCATTGAATATTATCGATGTCCGTGAAGTGCATGAATATCAAGGAGGGCATATTCCGGGAGCCGTCAATATTCCATTAGGATTGCTTCCGATAAGAATGAATGAACTTTCCAAAGACAAACCTTATATTGTGGTGTGTTTGGCAGGCGGCCGCAGCGCCCAAGCGACAGAGCTGTTGGATCGAAATGGATTTGATGCTACCAATATGTTGGGCGGCATGAGCGCCTGGGAAGGGGAAGTGGAATAG